A genomic stretch from Vibrio neptunius includes:
- the acnB gene encoding bifunctional aconitate hydratase 2/2-methylisocitrate dehydratase translates to MLEAYRKHVAERAAEGVVPKPLDAEQVAGLVELLKNPPQGEETVILDLLENRIPPGVDEAAYVKAGFLTAITKGEVESPLVSREKAAELLGTMQGGYNIAPLVDLLDDDALASIAAKALSHTLLMFDAFYDVEEKAKAGNTYAQQVLQSWADAEWFTSKEKVAEKITVKVFKVTGETNTDDLSPAPDAWSRPDIPVHAKAMLKMERDGINPDEPGSVGPIKQIEELQKDGIPLAYVGDVVGTGSSRKSATNSVLWFMGEDIPFVPNKRTGGICLGGKIAPIFYNTMEDSGALPIELNVQDMNMGDVIEIYPYEGVVRKGGAEISNFELSKVLLDEVRAGGRIPLIIGRGLTSRARTSLGLEENDLFAKPIDPSASSKGYTLAQKMVGKACGVEGVRAGQYCEPKMTTVGSQDTTGPMTRDELKDLACLGFSADLVMQSFCHTSAYPKPVDVNTHHTLPDFIMNRGGVSLRPGDGVIHSWLNRMLLPDTVGTGGDSHTRFPLGISFPAGSGLVAFAAATGVMPLDMPESILVRFKGEMQPGITLRDLVHAIPYYAIQQGLLTVEKAGKINEFSGRVLEIEGVEHLTVEQAFELSDASAERSAAGCTVKLSQESIEEYLNSNITMLKWMISEGYGDRRTIERRITAMEEWLAKPELMEADADAEYAHIIEIDLAEIDQPILCAPNDPDDARLLSEVQGTNIDEVFIGSCMTNIGHFRAAGKLLEQFGGQLDTRLWVAPPTKMDRDQLTEEGYYGIYGRAGVRIETPGCSLCMGNQARVADKATVMSTSTRNFPNRLGTGANVYLASAELSAVGAILGKIPTKEEYLEYAKQIDATAADTYRYLNFHKMDQYTKKADSVIFQEPA, encoded by the coding sequence GTGCTTGAAGCCTATCGTAAACACGTCGCAGAGCGTGCTGCTGAAGGAGTTGTTCCTAAACCACTAGACGCCGAGCAAGTTGCTGGTCTTGTCGAACTTCTGAAAAATCCCCCTCAAGGTGAAGAAACTGTAATTCTTGACCTACTAGAAAATCGTATCCCACCTGGCGTAGATGAAGCTGCATATGTCAAAGCAGGTTTTCTGACGGCTATTACCAAAGGCGAAGTGGAATCGCCACTGGTAAGTCGTGAAAAAGCAGCTGAGTTGTTGGGTACGATGCAGGGTGGCTACAATATCGCTCCGCTAGTTGACCTTCTTGATGATGACGCGTTGGCATCTATTGCTGCAAAAGCACTATCTCACACTCTACTCATGTTTGATGCTTTCTATGACGTAGAGGAGAAAGCGAAAGCAGGTAACACTTACGCACAGCAAGTACTGCAATCTTGGGCTGATGCTGAGTGGTTTACCTCGAAAGAGAAAGTTGCTGAGAAAATTACCGTTAAAGTATTCAAAGTCACTGGTGAAACTAACACCGATGACTTGTCTCCGGCGCCTGATGCATGGTCGCGCCCAGATATCCCAGTGCACGCGAAAGCGATGCTGAAAATGGAACGTGATGGTATCAACCCAGACGAACCAGGAAGCGTTGGTCCTATCAAACAAATCGAAGAGCTACAAAAAGATGGTATTCCATTGGCTTACGTCGGTGATGTCGTGGGTACCGGTTCTTCACGTAAGTCAGCGACTAACTCTGTACTTTGGTTCATGGGTGAAGATATCCCATTTGTACCAAACAAACGTACAGGCGGTATCTGTTTAGGCGGTAAGATCGCACCAATCTTCTACAACACGATGGAAGACTCAGGTGCACTACCAATTGAGCTAAACGTTCAAGACATGAACATGGGTGACGTGATTGAAATTTACCCATATGAAGGTGTTGTGCGCAAAGGTGGCGCAGAAATTTCAAACTTTGAGCTGAGCAAGGTACTGCTTGATGAAGTGCGCGCTGGTGGCCGTATTCCATTGATCATTGGTCGTGGTTTAACAAGTCGTGCTCGTACTTCGCTTGGCCTAGAAGAAAACGATCTGTTTGCGAAGCCGATTGATCCTTCCGCATCAAGCAAGGGTTACACACTGGCTCAGAAGATGGTCGGTAAAGCATGTGGCGTTGAAGGTGTTCGCGCTGGTCAATACTGCGAACCTAAGATGACGACAGTCGGTTCTCAGGATACAACTGGCCCTATGACGCGTGATGAGCTAAAAGACCTTGCGTGTCTTGGCTTCTCAGCTGATCTAGTGATGCAGTCATTCTGTCATACTTCTGCGTATCCAAAACCAGTCGACGTCAACACGCACCATACGTTGCCTGATTTCATCATGAACCGTGGTGGTGTCTCTCTTCGTCCAGGCGATGGCGTTATCCACTCATGGCTAAACCGTATGCTTCTTCCTGATACTGTTGGTACAGGTGGTGACTCGCACACTCGTTTCCCTCTGGGTATTTCATTCCCAGCTGGTTCTGGTCTAGTTGCGTTTGCTGCAGCGACAGGTGTTATGCCGCTTGATATGCCGGAATCAATCTTGGTTCGTTTTAAAGGCGAAATGCAGCCAGGTATCACGCTACGTGATTTAGTTCATGCGATTCCTTACTACGCCATTCAACAAGGTCTATTGACAGTTGAGAAAGCGGGTAAGATTAACGAATTCTCTGGCCGCGTGCTTGAGATTGAAGGTGTTGAACACCTAACGGTTGAGCAGGCGTTTGAGCTTTCAGATGCTTCTGCAGAGCGTTCAGCGGCTGGTTGTACAGTTAAATTGTCTCAAGAGTCGATTGAAGAGTATCTAAACTCGAATATCACCATGCTTAAGTGGATGATTTCCGAAGGTTACGGTGACCGTCGTACTATCGAGCGTCGTATCACTGCGATGGAAGAGTGGTTGGCGAAGCCAGAGTTGATGGAAGCAGACGCAGATGCGGAATACGCTCACATCATTGAAATCGACCTAGCAGAAATTGATCAACCTATTCTGTGTGCACCAAACGATCCAGATGACGCTCGTCTACTTTCTGAAGTTCAGGGTACCAATATCGATGAAGTCTTCATTGGTTCTTGTATGACTAACATCGGCCATTTCCGCGCTGCAGGTAAGCTACTAGAACAGTTCGGTGGTCAGTTAGATACTCGCCTATGGGTGGCTCCACCAACGAAGATGGACCGCGATCAGCTAACCGAAGAAGGTTACTACGGTATATACGGCCGTGCTGGTGTTCGTATTGAAACGCCAGGGTGTTCACTATGTATGGGTAACCAGGCACGTGTGGCAGATAAGGCGACAGTAATGTCAACGTCGACACGTAACTTCCCGAACCGTTTAGGTACCGGTGCTAACGTTTATCTTGCTTCTGCTGAGCTTTCGGCGGTTGGTGCGATTCTAGGTAAGATTCCCACTAAGGAAGAGTATCTAGAGTACGCGAAGCAAATCGACGCGACAGCCGCAGATACCTACCGTTACTTGAACTTCCATAAGATGGATCAGTACACTAAGAAAGCGGACTCAGTGATTTTTCAAGAGCCTGCATAA
- a CDS encoding YacL family protein produces the protein MEFEFIRNTLMGEYYVKSSMGHEIAGRWLQEEIGKDWQKIEQVESMLEAVHQSPLQEHTMLGTEISISIHGDEVTIQENVLAHGEAMAEDSEFNFYDSESTASCGLDDFELLIEQWKGFLTTK, from the coding sequence ATGGAATTTGAGTTTATTAGAAACACTTTAATGGGCGAGTACTACGTTAAGTCGAGTATGGGCCATGAAATTGCTGGTCGCTGGTTGCAGGAAGAAATCGGTAAGGATTGGCAGAAGATAGAGCAGGTCGAGTCTATGCTAGAGGCTGTACACCAGTCTCCACTTCAGGAACACACCATGCTGGGTACTGAGATTTCCATCTCTATTCATGGTGATGAAGTCACCATTCAAGAGAATGTGTTGGCGCATGGGGAAGCGATGGCAGAAGACAGCGAGTTTAATTTTTATGACAGTGAGAGTACGGCCAGTTGTGGCTTAGATGACTTTGAGCTACTGATTGAACAATGGAAAGGTTTTCTGACCACCAAATAA
- a CDS encoding Fe(3+) ABC transporter substrate-binding protein: MKKLLTLSALACATLAPTAMAAEEVNVYSYRQPFLVEPMFNEFTKETGIKVNVKFAKKGLAEKLAQEGEYSPADVILTVDISRLSELTKQDLVQSVESAVLEKNIPAQYQDADNEWFALTTRTRSVYSSRDRVGKLGDDFTYADLTKPEFKGKICTRSGKHPYNVSLVSSMIAHKGEAETKEWLEGVKANLARKPQGNDRAQVKAIKEGLCDVSLGNSYYLGKMVNDKEQKAWADAVYINFPNQKTTGTHVNISGMAMAKYSPNKENALKLMEFLAGDKAQSMYAEVNYEYPVKEGVKRSDLVASWGDFKADTISLDEIADHHAAAIKLLDEVKFDL, from the coding sequence ATGAAAAAACTGCTGACTCTTTCTGCTCTGGCATGTGCGACATTAGCACCGACTGCGATGGCTGCTGAAGAAGTGAACGTCTACTCTTACCGTCAACCTTTCCTAGTTGAACCTATGTTCAACGAGTTCACTAAAGAAACAGGCATCAAAGTAAACGTTAAGTTCGCAAAGAAAGGCCTAGCAGAGAAACTAGCTCAAGAAGGCGAGTACAGCCCAGCTGACGTGATTCTGACGGTAGACATCAGCCGTTTGTCTGAGCTAACTAAGCAAGACTTGGTTCAGTCAGTAGAAAGCGCTGTTCTTGAAAAGAACATCCCAGCTCAGTACCAAGATGCTGACAATGAGTGGTTTGCTCTGACAACCCGTACTCGTAGCGTTTACTCTTCACGTGACCGTGTTGGTAAGCTAGGTGATGATTTCACGTACGCTGATCTTACTAAGCCTGAATTCAAAGGCAAAATCTGTACTCGTAGTGGTAAGCACCCTTACAACGTTTCTCTCGTCTCTTCCATGATTGCTCATAAAGGCGAAGCGGAAACTAAAGAGTGGCTAGAAGGCGTTAAAGCTAACCTAGCGCGTAAACCTCAAGGTAACGACCGTGCACAGGTTAAAGCGATTAAAGAAGGTCTATGTGACGTTTCTCTGGGTAACAGCTACTACCTAGGTAAGATGGTGAACGATAAAGAGCAGAAAGCGTGGGCTGATGCGGTTTACATTAACTTCCCTAACCAGAAAACAACTGGTACGCATGTAAACATCTCTGGTATGGCAATGGCTAAGTACTCTCCGAACAAAGAGAACGCACTTAAGCTGATGGAATTCCTAGCGGGTGATAAAGCTCAAAGCATGTACGCTGAAGTGAACTACGAGTACCCAGTGAAAGAAGGCGTTAAGCGTTCTGACCTAGTAGCATCTTGGGGCGATTTCAAAGCTGACACGATTTCTCTCGATGAAATTGCCGACCACCACGCAGCAGCAATCAAGCTTCTTGATGAAGTGAAGTTCGACCTGTAA
- a CDS encoding iron ABC transporter permease, giving the protein MKENNYLWKTSSGTLALLLVLPILAIFLTSIGETDDLFSHLMSTVMPTYTFNTVVLAAGTMALSLVFGIPSAWIMAMCRIPSERILQWALVLPLAMPGYIVGYIFTDWLDFAGPLQILLRDLTGWGPGDYWFPDIRTLTGAIIVLALVLYPYVYLLCRAAFMEQNVSLLQSARLLKCSPWESFCRISLPLVRPSIAVGLSLVAMETIGDFGTVSYFAVNTLTTAVYDTWLGYSSLTAAAKISAIMLVFVILLLSAERYSRRKQKLFQNQFSSREDFRYELSGWKKWLALTWCWGLVAIAFLFPLMQLVIYAYKYFAQSWTPEFREYALNSLYVSLSAAVIGVIVAITVNFYNRLAANRQGLAFMRLSSMGYAVPGTVLAIGVMVPVLFMDHLVNDIAKFMQWGRPGLVFSGSMFALIFALVVRFSAVAIGSIESSLNKVSPSLDMASRTMGCNSNQMLWRVHFPLIRRGALIAGLLVFIESMKELNAALLLRPFNFETLATYVYNFASDEQLELAALPAVLLVLVGLIPLVMVNRSLEHTH; this is encoded by the coding sequence ATGAAAGAAAATAATTATTTATGGAAAACCAGTAGTGGGACGTTAGCCCTGCTACTGGTTTTGCCGATCTTAGCGATATTCCTTACCTCTATCGGCGAGACGGATGACCTGTTCTCGCATCTGATGTCGACGGTAATGCCAACCTATACCTTTAATACGGTAGTCTTGGCCGCAGGTACGATGGCTCTGTCCCTAGTTTTTGGTATCCCTTCTGCTTGGATTATGGCCATGTGTCGGATACCCAGCGAGCGGATTTTACAATGGGCTTTAGTGTTGCCTCTGGCTATGCCGGGTTACATCGTTGGTTACATCTTTACTGATTGGCTCGACTTTGCCGGACCATTACAAATTTTGCTGCGTGATTTAACAGGTTGGGGCCCCGGAGATTATTGGTTTCCAGATATCAGAACGTTGACTGGCGCTATCATTGTGCTGGCATTGGTGCTTTACCCTTACGTTTATCTGCTGTGTCGTGCTGCATTTATGGAGCAAAATGTCTCTTTGCTGCAATCAGCGCGCTTACTAAAATGCTCTCCTTGGGAAAGTTTCTGTCGTATCTCGCTTCCACTTGTCCGCCCCTCCATTGCCGTCGGTCTGTCGTTGGTTGCAATGGAAACCATTGGTGATTTCGGTACGGTGAGCTATTTCGCCGTCAATACTCTGACCACTGCGGTTTATGATACCTGGCTCGGTTACTCAAGCTTGACCGCGGCCGCTAAGATTTCTGCCATTATGTTGGTGTTTGTGATTCTCCTGCTTAGCGCAGAGCGCTACAGTCGTCGTAAACAAAAACTATTCCAGAATCAGTTCAGTAGCCGGGAGGACTTTCGTTACGAGTTATCAGGCTGGAAGAAATGGCTGGCGCTGACTTGGTGCTGGGGACTGGTTGCGATTGCATTCTTGTTCCCGTTGATGCAACTGGTGATCTACGCTTATAAGTATTTTGCACAGAGCTGGACACCGGAATTCCGAGAATACGCGTTGAATAGCCTCTACGTTTCGCTATCGGCGGCCGTTATTGGGGTAATTGTCGCTATCACCGTGAATTTTTATAATCGCTTAGCAGCTAACCGTCAGGGGCTGGCGTTCATGCGCTTGTCTTCTATGGGGTACGCGGTACCGGGGACCGTGTTGGCGATCGGGGTAATGGTCCCGGTTTTGTTTATGGACCATTTGGTCAATGACATTGCCAAATTTATGCAATGGGGTAGGCCGGGGCTGGTTTTTTCAGGCTCAATGTTTGCGCTTATTTTTGCCTTGGTCGTCCGATTTTCTGCGGTTGCAATCGGCAGTATTGAAAGCAGCTTAAATAAGGTTTCGCCCTCTCTGGATATGGCTTCCCGCACTATGGGGTGCAATTCCAATCAGATGTTGTGGCGAGTGCATTTCCCTTTGATTCGCCGTGGTGCCTTAATTGCTGGCTTGTTGGTTTTTATTGAATCAATGAAAGAGCTGAATGCAGCGTTGCTGCTTAGGCCTTTCAACTTCGAAACATTGGCAACCTATGTCTACAACTTTGCCTCTGACGAACAACTCGAATTGGCAGCCCTACCTGCGGTGCTGCTGGTATTAGTCGGATTGATTCCCTTAGTTATGGTTAACCGTTCACTGGAGCATACACACTGA
- a CDS encoding ABC transporter ATP-binding protein, with amino-acid sequence MSCALSINNLTCKYDEQTTVLESLSLEVEHGEIVCLLGASGCGKTTLLKAIAGLLPLSSGSMSLNCMTIDDGKHWLPPEQRNIGMIFQDYALFPHLTVEENVAFGLKTLANGDRKAKVAEMLELVHLTGFEGRYPHQLSGGQQQRVAIARSLAYKPDLLLLDEPFSNIDTQVRHELIAEIRKIFKKHGVTAIFVTHSREEAFAFADKMAVMNHGVIEQYGTASELYYQPSSKFVADFLGGGSYLIAKRVSESEFETELGVVEAQAQQEIQLQAECELLLRPQHVQISATEESSVTVLEQQFMGDHCRYVIDASGSRLLASSAEPLSIGQPVSVKVETQGVLAF; translated from the coding sequence ATGAGCTGTGCATTATCAATCAATAACTTAACTTGTAAGTACGATGAACAGACAACCGTATTGGAATCTCTGTCGCTAGAGGTGGAACACGGTGAGATTGTTTGCTTACTAGGTGCGAGTGGCTGCGGGAAGACCACTTTACTTAAAGCGATTGCGGGCTTGTTGCCGCTCAGCTCAGGCTCAATGAGTTTGAACTGTATGACGATTGACGACGGTAAACACTGGCTGCCGCCTGAGCAGCGTAATATTGGTATGATTTTTCAGGATTACGCCCTTTTCCCACACTTAACTGTTGAAGAAAATGTGGCTTTTGGTCTGAAGACGTTGGCTAATGGTGATAGAAAAGCCAAAGTGGCAGAAATGCTTGAGCTGGTTCACCTGACAGGTTTTGAGGGGCGCTATCCGCATCAGTTGTCCGGTGGACAGCAGCAGCGTGTGGCTATTGCTCGCTCATTAGCATACAAACCTGACCTACTGCTGTTAGATGAACCCTTTTCTAACATAGACACTCAGGTTCGACACGAGTTAATTGCAGAAATCCGTAAGATCTTCAAAAAGCATGGCGTCACGGCGATATTTGTTACTCATAGTCGGGAAGAGGCGTTTGCCTTCGCCGATAAGATGGCGGTGATGAACCACGGCGTGATTGAACAGTATGGTACGGCGAGTGAGCTTTACTATCAGCCTTCGAGCAAATTTGTTGCGGATTTCTTAGGAGGCGGCAGCTACTTGATCGCGAAGCGTGTGTCTGAGTCTGAGTTTGAAACTGAGTTAGGGGTGGTTGAGGCGCAAGCTCAGCAAGAAATTCAGCTACAAGCGGAATGTGAGCTATTGCTGCGTCCACAGCATGTTCAGATCAGTGCGACTGAGGAGAGTAGTGTGACGGTTTTGGAGCAACAGTTTATGGGTGACCATTGCCGTTATGTGATTGATGCCAGTGGTAGCCGATTGTTGGCCAGTTCCGCGGAGCCACTGTCGATAGGTCAACCTGTCTCGGTTAAAGTTGAAACGCAAGGTGTATTGGCTTTTTAA
- a CDS encoding phosphoglucomutase/phosphomannomutase family protein, with product MIKFGTGGWRAFIGEEFTKDNVRLVAQALANIINHEKVADKGFIIGYDRRFLSDKAGRWFAEVLAANNIPVSFIDKFVPTPIVMFKAKAMGCAYSACITASHNPADYNGIKVFIEGGRDADEIITEKIETQIAALTGDKVQSVEFEQAVEDKLITIINPMNEFVDSIIDFIDIEAIKKANLRVLIDPMFGVAKNALQTVLINGRCDVDVINDGKNPDFGGLMPSPSAATLYRLKHLVAEQGYDIGIGTDGDADRLGIIDEKGHFIHPNEVLILLYYYLLEYKGWSGSVVRNIATTHILDKIAADHGEKSFEVPVGFKHISSQMEADDSLIGGESSGGLTIRGHIKGKDGVFASSLLVEMISVTGKKLSELLDEIYTKYGYAYTAEGDCSFKAGQKQALHHKIYVEKQLPQFEFEIERVSYEDGAKVYFKNGGWVIARFSGTEPLLRIFAEMADKETAEGIVEQFKTFLQL from the coding sequence ATGATTAAGTTTGGTACTGGTGGCTGGCGCGCATTTATCGGTGAAGAGTTTACCAAAGACAATGTTCGCTTGGTTGCCCAAGCGCTGGCAAACATCATCAACCACGAGAAAGTCGCCGACAAAGGATTCATTATTGGTTATGACCGTCGTTTTTTATCCGATAAAGCGGGGCGCTGGTTCGCCGAGGTGCTTGCTGCTAACAATATTCCCGTTAGCTTCATCGACAAATTTGTTCCGACGCCAATTGTGATGTTTAAAGCCAAAGCGATGGGTTGTGCCTACTCGGCATGCATTACTGCGTCCCACAACCCAGCAGATTACAACGGCATTAAAGTCTTTATTGAAGGGGGCCGTGATGCCGATGAGATAATCACTGAAAAGATCGAAACTCAAATTGCAGCTTTAACTGGCGATAAAGTGCAAAGCGTAGAGTTTGAGCAGGCGGTTGAAGATAAACTGATTACAATCATTAACCCAATGAACGAATTCGTCGATTCGATTATCGATTTTATCGACATAGAAGCGATCAAAAAAGCCAATTTACGTGTACTGATTGATCCTATGTTTGGTGTGGCTAAAAACGCGCTGCAAACGGTATTGATCAATGGTCGCTGTGACGTTGATGTGATTAACGATGGCAAAAACCCTGACTTTGGTGGCTTGATGCCGTCTCCCAGCGCTGCCACTTTATATCGTCTAAAACATCTTGTTGCAGAGCAAGGTTACGATATTGGTATTGGTACCGATGGTGACGCTGATCGTCTCGGCATCATCGACGAAAAAGGTCACTTTATTCACCCTAATGAAGTGCTGATCCTGCTTTACTATTACTTGCTTGAGTACAAAGGCTGGTCCGGCTCCGTAGTTCGTAACATTGCGACTACTCATATCCTCGACAAAATAGCAGCTGACCACGGTGAGAAGAGCTTTGAAGTACCCGTCGGCTTTAAGCACATCAGCTCGCAAATGGAAGCCGATGATTCGTTGATCGGTGGTGAAAGCTCGGGCGGTTTGACCATTCGCGGCCATATCAAAGGTAAAGATGGCGTGTTTGCCTCCAGTCTGCTGGTTGAGATGATTTCAGTGACAGGCAAAAAGCTTTCTGAGCTGCTTGATGAAATCTATACCAAATACGGCTACGCCTATACGGCTGAAGGAGACTGTAGCTTTAAAGCCGGACAAAAGCAGGCACTCCACCACAAGATATATGTCGAGAAGCAACTACCACAGTTTGAGTTTGAAATTGAACGCGTGAGCTACGAAGATGGCGCTAAAGTCTATTTCAAAAATGGCGGTTGGGTCATTGCCCGATTCTCTGGTACCGAGCCTCTTCTGCGTATCTTTGCAGAGATGGCGGACAAGGAGACCGCAGAAGGCATCGTTGAACAGTTCAAAACATTCTTACAACTGTAA
- the glnK gene encoding P-II family nitrogen regulator, translating to MKLINAIIKPFKLDDVREALADVGIEGMTVSEVKGFGRQKGHTELYRGAEYQVDFLPKVKLEIATQAENVDRVIEAVSKAAHTGKIGDGKIFVYDLSQAVRIRTGEMDAEAL from the coding sequence ATGAAACTTATTAATGCGATTATCAAACCATTCAAATTAGACGATGTTCGAGAGGCTCTTGCTGATGTCGGTATCGAAGGTATGACGGTATCCGAAGTGAAAGGATTTGGGCGTCAGAAAGGCCACACCGAGCTTTATCGTGGTGCAGAGTATCAAGTGGATTTCCTGCCTAAGGTGAAACTCGAGATAGCAACACAGGCTGAAAATGTAGACCGCGTGATTGAAGCTGTATCCAAAGCGGCGCACACAGGAAAAATCGGTGACGGAAAAATCTTTGTTTATGACCTGAGCCAGGCAGTGCGCATTCGTACTGGTGAAATGGACGCTGAGGCGCTTTAA